A region of Halosolutus amylolyticus DNA encodes the following proteins:
- a CDS encoding sugar ABC transporter permease, whose protein sequence is MSLPRAIADKVRTDLRTAALTPVRVYRTMQTAIYDVRTGQRTAADVAKSVGATLGATLMVVLLLFPIYWIVAASLAANAQLMSSDGIFPDLAEFGLGAYRWAIYESNLLFRGEFGDFSQPGALFNSLLVVTVTITVGMAMIIPSAYALSRREFLGRKKILYGYVLFTQVGAGLGIAALIALYALFSNAGLTNNLVVLGVFYAATALPFNIWLLKTYMDNIPVSYEEAAMIDGAGLWDTIREIIIPLSKPGLAVVLIFTWLAGWNEFIIAQTLLRPENYTLSVELYQLATAGRYETPWTEFAAFAILFAMPVAIIYFFAQRYVESGLSFGGMEG, encoded by the coding sequence ATGAGTCTCCCACGAGCGATCGCCGACAAGGTCCGGACCGACCTGCGGACGGCAGCACTGACTCCGGTACGTGTCTATCGGACGATGCAGACGGCGATCTACGACGTCCGAACCGGACAGCGGACCGCCGCGGACGTCGCCAAAAGCGTCGGTGCGACGCTCGGCGCGACCCTCATGGTCGTGCTGTTGCTGTTCCCGATCTACTGGATCGTCGCGGCATCGCTGGCAGCGAACGCGCAACTCATGTCCTCGGACGGGATCTTCCCGGACCTCGCCGAGTTCGGTCTCGGCGCGTATCGATGGGCGATCTACGAGTCGAATCTCCTGTTCCGGGGCGAGTTCGGGGACTTCAGCCAGCCGGGAGCGCTGTTCAACAGCCTCCTCGTCGTCACCGTCACCATCACCGTCGGCATGGCGATGATCATTCCGAGCGCGTACGCGCTCTCTCGGCGGGAGTTCCTCGGCCGCAAGAAGATCCTCTACGGCTACGTCCTGTTCACGCAGGTCGGCGCCGGACTGGGGATCGCGGCGCTGATCGCGCTGTACGCGCTGTTCTCGAACGCCGGGCTCACGAACAATCTCGTCGTGCTCGGCGTGTTCTACGCCGCCACGGCGCTTCCGTTCAACATCTGGCTGCTGAAGACCTACATGGACAACATCCCCGTCTCCTACGAGGAAGCCGCCATGATCGACGGCGCCGGACTGTGGGATACGATCCGCGAGATCATCATCCCGCTCTCGAAACCGGGACTCGCGGTCGTGCTCATCTTCACCTGGCTCGCCGGCTGGAACGAGTTCATCATCGCCCAGACGTTGTTGCGCCCGGAGAACTACACCCTCTCCGTGGAGCTGTACCAGCTCGCGACGGCCGGCCGGTACGAGACGCCGTGGACCGAGTTCGCGGCGTTCGCGATCCTGTTCGCGATGCCCGTCGCGATCATCTACTTCTTCGCCCAGCGCTACGTCGAGAGCGGGCTCTCCTTCGGCGGCATGGAAGGCTGA
- a CDS encoding carbohydrate ABC transporter permease produces MSFLRSDERLPYAIDGLPFERRDWALLLVLPGILLFSAFMLYPIFYLVYISLTDATHAGTIIGGGSELIGFDNYVELFGDSQFWTSMGITWLFVAVALVIKVFLATGIALVLNHARVMGKRHMRAAVIVPLGFPPIFTITVWRGMFSSARFGVFNVFASYYNDVVRSVAGVVDSIVVWTSISAPEFLLVSVPIGWLSGRWTAFFAYVVTEAWLAYPFMVIIIVSALQDVPTELHDAAKVDGAGYFHRFLTVTLPAIKRPVLFASILTAATSFQQFLVPWVFNEGGPARQNELILVYGYREAISFQQYGIASAIMVTAIAFIGMFMWLSVKYGNLAEGVQEDQ; encoded by the coding sequence ATGTCGTTTCTTCGCTCTGACGAACGCCTCCCGTACGCGATCGATGGGTTGCCGTTCGAGCGGCGGGACTGGGCGTTGCTGCTCGTTCTCCCCGGGATTTTGCTGTTCTCGGCGTTCATGCTGTACCCCATCTTCTATCTCGTCTACATCTCGCTGACGGACGCGACCCACGCGGGGACGATCATCGGCGGCGGCTCCGAACTCATCGGCTTCGACAACTACGTCGAGTTGTTCGGCGACTCGCAGTTCTGGACGTCGATGGGCATCACGTGGCTGTTCGTCGCAGTCGCGCTCGTCATCAAGGTGTTCCTCGCGACCGGGATCGCCCTCGTACTGAACCACGCACGCGTGATGGGGAAACGCCACATGCGTGCTGCGGTCATCGTCCCGCTGGGCTTTCCGCCGATCTTTACGATCACGGTCTGGCGAGGAATGTTCTCTAGCGCCCGGTTCGGCGTGTTCAACGTCTTCGCGAGCTACTACAACGACGTCGTCCGATCGGTGGCTGGCGTCGTCGACTCGATCGTCGTCTGGACGTCGATCTCGGCACCGGAGTTCCTGCTCGTCAGCGTCCCCATCGGCTGGCTGAGTGGCCGCTGGACGGCGTTTTTCGCGTACGTCGTCACCGAGGCGTGGCTGGCGTATCCGTTCATGGTGATCATCATCGTGAGCGCCTTGCAGGACGTTCCGACGGAGCTCCACGACGCGGCGAAAGTCGACGGCGCGGGGTACTTCCACCGCTTCCTGACCGTGACGCTGCCGGCGATCAAACGGCCGGTCCTGTTCGCATCGATCCTGACCGCGGCGACCTCGTTCCAGCAGTTCCTGGTCCCGTGGGTGTTCAACGAGGGTGGTCCGGCACGGCAGAACGAACTCATCCTCGTGTACGGCTACCGCGAGGCGATCTCGTTCCAGCAGTACGGCATCGCGTCCGCGATCATGGTCACCGCGATCGCCTTCATCGGGATGTTCATGTGGCTCTCGGTGAAGTACGGTAACCTCGCCGAGGGGGTGCAAGAGGACCAATGA
- a CDS encoding extracellular solute-binding protein: MSEPQEEDLEQFIGQFEEETDHELNQESVSDMDDQLETTMPAGDGPDTWAWAHDWVGRYAGRDDPPFLYDGGDDIDVDLDTFSASAQDAVSWDGSVYGLPFGSETVTLYYNKDMVDEPPETAEDMDAIMEEYYDPDGSGTYGISYNLDAYFCSPFLQAFGGTLYDAEADELGVASDEIVQGLEFLNDYIFPYMAEDPNYEAQTAVFNDGNAPFAVNGPWQLGGFRDNVDVGVTTLPTVDGNEPTPYTGVQMWYFSATLADADEEVFDAIVDWIEWYTTSEDVILNNADRHGMIPVHTEHAQNDDIDPAVQTFAEVVEMGMPMPAHPKMDDVWEPTEDALKRVFNGEQEPDEALEQAAERVRDAWE; this comes from the coding sequence ATGAGCGAACCGCAGGAAGAGGATCTGGAACAGTTTATCGGGCAGTTCGAGGAAGAGACGGACCACGAACTCAACCAGGAATCGGTCAGCGACATGGACGACCAGCTCGAGACGACCATGCCCGCCGGTGACGGACCGGACACGTGGGCGTGGGCACACGACTGGGTCGGTCGGTACGCCGGCCGGGACGACCCGCCGTTCCTGTACGACGGTGGCGACGACATCGACGTCGATCTCGACACGTTCAGCGCCAGTGCCCAGGATGCGGTCTCCTGGGACGGCAGCGTCTACGGGCTTCCGTTCGGGTCCGAGACGGTCACTCTCTACTACAACAAGGACATGGTCGACGAACCGCCCGAGACGGCCGAAGACATGGACGCGATCATGGAGGAGTACTACGACCCCGACGGGAGTGGGACGTACGGGATTTCGTACAATCTCGACGCGTACTTCTGTAGCCCCTTCCTCCAGGCGTTTGGCGGTACCCTCTACGACGCCGAAGCCGACGAGCTCGGCGTCGCAAGCGACGAAATCGTGCAGGGGCTCGAGTTCCTGAACGACTACATCTTCCCGTACATGGCGGAAGACCCGAACTACGAGGCCCAGACTGCGGTGTTCAACGACGGCAACGCACCGTTCGCGGTCAACGGCCCGTGGCAACTCGGCGGCTTCCGGGACAACGTCGACGTCGGCGTCACGACGCTCCCCACGGTCGACGGCAACGAGCCCACCCCGTACACGGGGGTCCAGATGTGGTACTTCAGCGCGACGCTCGCGGACGCCGACGAGGAGGTCTTCGACGCGATCGTCGACTGGATCGAGTGGTACACCACCTCCGAGGACGTCATCCTCAACAACGCCGATCGGCACGGGATGATCCCGGTCCACACCGAACACGCACAGAACGACGACATCGATCCGGCGGTCCAGACGTTCGCGGAAGTCGTCGAGATGGGGATGCCGATGCCGGCCCACCCGAAGATGGACGACGTCTGGGAACCGACGGAGGACGCGCTGAAGCGCGTGTTCAACGGCGAACAGGAGCCAGACGAGGCGCTGGAACAGGCAGCCGAGCGAGTCCGCGACGCGTGGGAATAA
- a CDS encoding ABC transporter ATP-binding protein has product MATLRVENLRKEYDRGSIVAVDGVDLEVNDGEFVTVVGPSGCGKTTTLRMIAGLEEPTGGTIHLGGTDVTDESAKTRDIAMVFQNYALYPHKTVYENMEFGLRMSTDLSKPEREEKVQWAAEMMDISELLEKKPDELSGGQKQRVALGRAIVREPEVFLFDEPLSNLDAKLRTSMRAEIQRLQDELGITSVYVTHDQEEAMTMGDKIVILNGGTLQQVGEPKAVYDEPANEFVAGFIGSPSMNFVDVTARSSGEGLVLTDGATFQYTLSPEYASGVAIEDGDSATLGIRPEDVHPADGGESIRTTVEVIEPIGSDNYLYLDVSEDFIARVRADYEPSVDQSIDITFDESKLRLFDAETGESLLHSSKAMPTPGA; this is encoded by the coding sequence ATGGCAACCCTTCGAGTGGAAAACCTTCGGAAAGAGTACGACAGAGGGTCGATCGTGGCGGTCGACGGGGTCGATCTCGAGGTGAACGACGGCGAGTTCGTTACCGTCGTCGGCCCATCCGGCTGTGGAAAGACGACTACACTGCGAATGATCGCCGGACTGGAAGAACCGACCGGCGGAACGATTCACCTCGGTGGAACCGACGTCACCGACGAGAGCGCCAAGACCCGGGACATCGCGATGGTGTTCCAGAATTACGCGCTGTATCCACACAAGACGGTGTACGAGAACATGGAGTTCGGTCTCCGGATGAGCACCGATCTCTCGAAGCCCGAGCGCGAGGAGAAAGTCCAGTGGGCCGCCGAGATGATGGATATCAGTGAACTTCTGGAAAAGAAACCCGACGAACTCTCCGGCGGCCAGAAACAGCGCGTCGCGCTCGGGCGGGCGATCGTCCGGGAACCGGAAGTGTTCCTGTTCGACGAACCGCTCAGCAATCTCGACGCGAAGCTCCGGACCTCGATGCGCGCCGAGATCCAGCGTCTGCAGGACGAACTCGGGATCACGTCCGTCTACGTGACACACGATCAGGAGGAGGCGATGACGATGGGCGACAAGATCGTCATCCTCAACGGCGGGACTCTCCAGCAGGTCGGCGAGCCGAAAGCGGTCTACGACGAACCGGCGAACGAGTTCGTCGCCGGCTTCATCGGGTCGCCCTCGATGAACTTCGTCGACGTCACCGCCCGATCCTCGGGGGAGGGCCTCGTGCTGACGGATGGAGCGACGTTCCAGTACACCCTGTCGCCGGAGTACGCGTCCGGCGTCGCAATCGAGGACGGCGACTCCGCGACCCTCGGAATCCGGCCCGAGGACGTTCACCCGGCCGACGGCGGCGAATCGATCCGGACGACCGTCGAGGTCATCGAACCCATCGGCAGCGACAACTACCTCTATCTCGACGTCTCGGAGGACTTCATCGCCCGGGTGCGGGCGGACTACGAACCGAGCGTCGACCAGTCCATCGATATCACGTTCGACGAATCGAAGCTCAGGCTCTTCGACGCCGAAACCGGCGAGTCGCTGCTCCACTCGAGCAAGGCGATGCCGACGCCCGGGGCCTGA
- a CDS encoding glucan 1,4-alpha-glucosidase: MELHGALNDFKRSRGDPHLFPGERRSTTGLFSGLDDRLVHVAPDGSIRDYSYPLSGLSGIERSRFGLERDGSVHWFDDGDQRYVHGTAVVETVYDLGGRTCRQYDLTIDRLHLTHVELESAVDGDSPPTLVGCFGFAPDGRANRIGQLQHDDAVEVYHDSERDVLAASTDLDVTGQVPERFEELLASDPIEFPRSEADDRYEEDRLSPITRVSVPLTGESPSATVATLLTDGGERTAALDRVRSGATEYDDREAILAAGRRQARDALPDPDSGSGVEDGFADLRALCLLRAPTGARIAGPEFDPFYRYSGGYGYTWFRDDGEIAAFLLEADRAAGLDLEPWHAASARFHCETQLPDGTWPHRVWPHNGELAPGWANARLEDGSTADYQADQTASVAAFLATYLRRIDPSDDRVRETLTAALDGMDATLSADGLPGRVQNAWENMTGRFTHTAATYLEAYAAIARAPVPDDVAARASENARTVYEALDDLWLPDRGIYALRLDGEEVDDRLDGSTLALASAHREYDAIAAVDDARLDRLVSHVETTIDGLYRDPDGPVEGLARFEGDPWRVRTQDEAKIWTVTTAWGAYAAAELGQLLAANDRPERESFEIRARELLSLVAPGGTLRRSGEYLPEQVFDDGTADSATPLGWPHAIRLATASVLEATEQAKQVESDVGEYAASHE, from the coding sequence ATGGAACTGCACGGCGCTCTCAACGACTTCAAGCGTTCTCGGGGTGATCCACACCTGTTCCCCGGCGAACGTCGATCGACGACGGGACTGTTCTCCGGTCTCGACGACCGACTCGTGCACGTCGCCCCCGACGGCTCGATCAGGGACTACTCCTACCCGCTCTCCGGCCTCTCCGGGATCGAGCGATCGCGGTTCGGCCTCGAGCGCGACGGCTCGGTCCACTGGTTCGACGACGGCGACCAGCGGTACGTCCACGGGACGGCAGTCGTCGAAACCGTCTACGACCTGGGCGGGCGGACGTGTCGCCAGTACGACCTCACGATCGATCGGCTCCACCTGACGCACGTCGAACTCGAGTCGGCCGTCGATGGTGACTCACCCCCGACGCTCGTGGGATGTTTCGGGTTCGCCCCGGACGGACGAGCGAACCGGATCGGGCAACTCCAGCACGACGACGCGGTCGAGGTGTACCACGACAGCGAGCGGGACGTCCTCGCCGCCTCGACCGACCTCGACGTGACCGGACAGGTTCCCGAACGGTTCGAGGAACTGCTCGCGTCCGACCCGATCGAGTTTCCCCGATCGGAGGCCGACGACCGCTACGAGGAGGACAGGCTCAGCCCGATCACCAGGGTGAGCGTCCCCCTGACCGGTGAGTCGCCGAGTGCGACCGTCGCGACGTTGCTCACGGACGGCGGCGAGCGGACGGCCGCCCTCGATCGCGTCCGGAGCGGTGCCACGGAGTACGACGATCGAGAGGCCATACTCGCGGCCGGCCGGCGACAGGCCCGGGACGCGCTTCCGGATCCCGATTCCGGGTCCGGCGTCGAGGACGGATTCGCTGACCTGCGCGCGCTCTGTCTGTTGCGCGCCCCGACCGGTGCGCGGATCGCCGGCCCCGAGTTCGATCCGTTCTACCGCTATTCGGGCGGCTACGGCTACACCTGGTTCCGGGACGACGGGGAGATCGCCGCGTTCCTGCTCGAGGCGGATCGCGCGGCGGGACTGGACCTCGAACCCTGGCATGCGGCCAGCGCCCGGTTCCACTGCGAGACCCAGCTTCCCGACGGAACCTGGCCACACCGCGTCTGGCCGCACAACGGCGAACTCGCCCCAGGCTGGGCGAACGCCCGACTCGAAGACGGGAGCACCGCGGATTACCAGGCCGACCAGACCGCGAGCGTCGCCGCGTTCCTCGCGACCTACCTCCGCCGAATCGATCCGAGCGACGATCGGGTCCGGGAGACGCTGACGGCGGCGCTCGACGGGATGGACGCGACGCTCTCGGCCGACGGCCTCCCGGGCCGCGTCCAGAACGCCTGGGAGAACATGACCGGTCGGTTCACGCACACGGCCGCGACCTACCTCGAGGCCTACGCCGCGATCGCACGTGCGCCGGTCCCGGACGACGTTGCCGCGCGCGCCAGCGAGAACGCGCGAACGGTCTACGAGGCGCTCGACGACCTCTGGCTGCCCGATCGCGGAATCTACGCGCTTCGCCTCGATGGCGAGGAGGTCGACGATCGGCTGGACGGCAGCACGCTCGCGCTCGCCTCGGCCCACCGGGAGTACGACGCGATCGCGGCCGTCGACGACGCCCGACTCGATCGGCTCGTCTCCCACGTCGAGACGACGATCGACGGACTCTACCGCGATCCGGACGGCCCGGTGGAGGGACTCGCGCGCTTCGAAGGCGACCCCTGGCGGGTCCGGACCCAGGACGAGGCCAAGATCTGGACGGTGACGACCGCCTGGGGAGCCTACGCGGCCGCGGAACTCGGGCAGTTGCTCGCCGCGAACGATCGGCCCGAGCGGGAGTCGTTCGAAATTCGCGCCCGGGAGTTGCTCTCACTGGTCGCTCCCGGCGGCACGCTTCGCCGATCGGGCGAATATCTGCCCGAACAGGTGTTCGACGACGGGACGGCCGACAGTGCGACGCCGCTGGGCTGGCCGCACGCGATCCGTCTCGCGACGGCGAGCGTGCTCGAGGCGACCGAGCAGGCCAAGCAGGTCGAGAGCGACGTCGGCGAGTACGCGGCCAGCCACGAGTAG
- a CDS encoding TrmB family transcriptional regulator: MDDDDLAELLERFGLSEKEIDTYLAILEHGESKASTISDAADVSKRYVYSISEELEKRGFVEVDDHAVPTVIRPVDPDEVVDRLTNSVERIEPGIRSRFTSTERTGEQFEVIKSRQTVLKRIESLLANAENEVTLSLPADVLPQVRSTLEETVDRGVLVLLLLGATGDEVQDIASLAGTASTVRTWDALVPTMLTVDRQHGLLAPSQMLTSSRSDTRAIALSQEQLVPVLAGSFLANYWPTAEERYVTAPAELPRTYEEFRNAVFQIALHRAAETRIEATVSGTWVGDGDDPVELTGEIVDVRQSLVRPVTSTVPIENSFTIAVDGDRVSIGGSGAFLEDVEAESVTIRPLES, from the coding sequence ATGGACGACGACGATCTCGCCGAACTTCTCGAACGCTTCGGCCTCTCTGAAAAGGAAATCGACACGTATCTCGCAATTCTCGAACACGGCGAATCGAAAGCCAGTACGATCTCCGACGCGGCCGACGTCTCCAAGCGGTACGTCTACAGCATCAGCGAAGAACTCGAGAAGCGCGGGTTCGTCGAAGTCGACGACCACGCGGTGCCGACGGTGATCCGTCCCGTCGACCCGGACGAGGTGGTCGATCGGCTCACGAACAGCGTCGAACGGATCGAGCCGGGGATTCGATCGCGGTTCACGAGCACCGAGCGCACGGGCGAACAGTTCGAGGTGATCAAATCCCGCCAGACGGTGCTCAAGCGGATCGAGAGTCTGCTCGCGAACGCCGAGAACGAGGTAACGCTCTCGCTCCCCGCCGACGTCCTCCCCCAAGTTCGATCGACGCTCGAGGAGACGGTCGATCGGGGCGTCCTCGTGTTACTTCTGCTGGGTGCCACCGGTGACGAGGTCCAGGACATCGCCTCGCTCGCGGGAACGGCGAGCACGGTTCGGACGTGGGACGCGCTCGTCCCGACGATGCTGACGGTCGATCGCCAGCACGGCCTGCTCGCGCCGAGCCAGATGCTCACCAGTTCCCGGAGCGACACCAGGGCGATCGCCCTCTCGCAGGAACAGCTCGTGCCGGTGCTCGCCGGCTCCTTCCTCGCGAACTACTGGCCGACGGCCGAAGAGCGGTACGTCACCGCACCCGCCGAGTTGCCCCGGACCTACGAGGAGTTCCGGAACGCCGTCTTCCAGATCGCGCTGCATCGCGCCGCAGAGACGCGAATCGAGGCGACCGTCAGCGGAACGTGGGTCGGTGACGGCGACGACCCCGTCGAACTGACCGGCGAAATCGTCGACGTCCGCCAGAGCCTGGTCCGACCCGTCACCTCGACGGTCCCGATCGAGAACTCGTTCACGATCGCCGTCGACGGCGACCGGGTTTCGATCGGGGGAAGCGGCGCGTTCCTCGAGGACGTCGAGGCGGAATCGGTCACCATCCGGCCCCTCGAGTCCTGA
- a CDS encoding bifunctional 4-hydroxy-2-oxoglutarate aldolase/2-dehydro-3-deoxy-phosphogluconate aldolase: MTDKAAIKARLVENGVIAVMRGIDSDDVAPVARAVHEAGVGGLEITADEPHASDKIAAIDRELAGTDAIVGAGTVLDAASAQSVIDAGAEFVVSPHTSPEVVGTCNRHGVLAAPGVMTPTEAVTAMEAGADVLKMFPASTVGPGHIGALTGPLGDVDVIPTGGVSPDNVADFFDAGAVAVGAGGAILDDEAIANGDMDGVRETAAEFVAAVEDARGD, translated from the coding sequence ATGACTGACAAAGCGGCGATCAAGGCGCGACTCGTCGAGAACGGCGTCATCGCCGTCATGCGCGGCATCGACTCGGACGACGTCGCCCCGGTCGCGCGAGCGGTACACGAGGCGGGCGTCGGCGGACTCGAGATCACCGCCGACGAACCACACGCGAGCGACAAGATCGCCGCGATCGATCGCGAACTCGCCGGGACGGACGCGATCGTCGGCGCGGGGACCGTCCTCGACGCCGCGAGCGCCCAGTCGGTGATCGACGCCGGCGCCGAGTTCGTCGTCTCGCCACACACCAGTCCCGAGGTGGTCGGGACCTGCAACCGCCACGGCGTCCTCGCCGCACCGGGCGTCATGACGCCCACCGAAGCCGTCACTGCGATGGAAGCCGGCGCGGACGTCCTGAAGATGTTCCCGGCCTCGACCGTCGGCCCGGGCCACATCGGGGCGCTCACCGGGCCGCTCGGCGACGTCGACGTCATCCCGACCGGCGGCGTCTCGCCGGACAACGTCGCCGACTTCTTCGACGCCGGTGCGGTCGCCGTCGGGGCCGGTGGCGCGATCCTGGACGACGAAGCGATCGCGAACGGCGACATGGACGGGGTCCGAGAGACGGCAGCCGAGTTCGTTGCGGCCGTCGAGGACGCGCGAGGGGACTGA